One window from the genome of Musa acuminata AAA Group cultivar baxijiao chromosome BXJ1-4, Cavendish_Baxijiao_AAA, whole genome shotgun sequence encodes:
- the LOC135672544 gene encoding glycosyltransferase BC10-like — MQSGSSSAHVCMEDGVRFLDLGRKQSRVCSSEEVTVVVKVFAVLLLLVVIVSVLGTYAGQQLWSWNPAMGEEEDSMVSKPPINLTHCMSDDELFRRAVNVSKMGRYRRSRVSTPKIAFMFLARGGLPLSALWEKYFESHRELYSIYVHSHPSYQPDYPSSSVFYERQIPSQVLAWGGLSMVDAERRLLANALLDVSNQRFVLLSETCIPLFEFSFTYRYLMRSKYSFVETFDDPGPGARGRYDPKLQPEISIQQWRKGTQWFEMSRQVAVVIVNETACYARFHELGGGAIVPDEHYIPTVLTITAPHLIANRSLTWTMWKKDHQGHPATFGKDDMNGTFPEQINRDRNCSYNDRPSAICFLFARKFATSALEPLLELASAYSGSVRSRTDAEDSKS; from the exons ATGCAGAGCGGCAGCAGCTCAGCTCATGTCTGCATGGAGGATGGAGTCCGTTTCTTGGACCTCGGAAGGAAGCAGTCAAGAGTTTGCTCATCGGAGGAAGTCACCGTCGTGGTGAAGGTCTTCGCCGTGCTGCTTCTCCTCGTCGTCATCGTCTCTGTTCTCGGCACCTACGCCGGCCAGCAGCTGTGGTCTTGGAACCCCGCcatgggagaagaagaagactccATGGTTTCCAAGCCTCCGATCAACCTGACACACTGCATGAGCGACGACGAGCTCTTCCGGCGTGCAGTGAATGTGAGCAAGATGGGCAGGTATCGTCGTTCCAGGGTGAGTACTCCCAAGATCGCCTTCATGTTCCTGGCTCGAGGAGGTTTGCCACTGTCTGCCCTCTGGGAGAAGTATTTCGAAAGCCACCGTGAACTCTACTCCATCTACGTCCATTCCCATCCGTCGTATCAGCCCGACTACCCCTCGAGTTCGGTGTTCTACGAGAGGCAGATCCCAAGCCAG GTGTTAGCCTGGGGTGGTTTGTCCATGGTCGACGCTGAAAGAAGACTCCTGGCAAACGCATTGCTCGACGTCTCCAACCAACGCTTCGTTCTGCTGTCGGAGACATGCATCCCTCTGTTCGAGTTCAGCTTCACCTACCGCTACCTGATGCGATCCAAGTACAGCTTCGTGGAGACCTTCGATGATCCGGGCCCCGGCGCCAGGGGGAGATACGACCCGAAGCTGCAGCCCGAGATAAGCATCCAACAATGGCGTAAGGGCACGCAGTGGTTCGAGATGAGCCGCCAGGTCGCCGTTGTCATCGTCAACGAGACTGCATGCTACGCGAGGTTCCATGAGCTTGGCGGGGGCGCGATCGTTCCGGATGAGCACTACATTCCTACGGTGCTCACCATTACAGCACCCCATCTTATAGCTAACAGAAGCCTTACTTGGACGATGTGGAAGAAGGATCACCAAGGTCACCCTGCAACCTTTGGGAAGGATGACATGAACGGGACGTTCCCGGAGCAGATCAACCGGGATCGGAACTGCTCATACAATGACCGGCCATCTGCTATCTGCTTCCTGTTTGCCAGGAAGTTCGCTACCAGTGCGTTAGAGCCATTGCTAGAGTTGGCATCAGCTTATTCTGGATCCGTTAGGTCGAGGACTGATGCAGAAGACTCAAAGTCCTGA
- the LOC135657139 gene encoding uncharacterized protein LOC135657139 has translation MALKIGALSTMNRQFPSSAAASLVLPRPVTKSAHRNDIGRRGLLTLLISTATVPEATDPKKALLQEYLKRSKENKAKNDKERLDDYYKRNYKDYFEFIEGSLKDKNEELLSESEKDIIKWLQKNRK, from the exons ATGGCTCTCAAAATTGGAGCTCTGTCTACAATGAACAGGCAATTTCCCAGCTCTGCTGCAGCTTCACTTGTTCTTCCAAGACCTGTCACCAAGTCAGCGCACAGAAATGACATCGGAAGAAGAGGGCTATTGACCTTGCTCATATCCACAGCAACTGTTCCTGAAGCCACAGATCCAAAgaaggctcttctccaag AGTACCTGAAGAGATCCAAGGAGAACAAGGCCAAGAATGACAAAGAG AGGCTGGATGACTACTACAAGAGGAACTACAAGGATTACTTCGAGTTCATAGAAGGTTCATTGAAAGACAAGAACGAGGAGCTGTTATCTGAGTCAGAGAAAGACATAATCAAGTGGCTTCAGAAGAACAGGAAATGA
- the LOC103975435 gene encoding serine carboxypeptidase-like 18 isoform X2 — translation MASSARLGHRSREPQPTWIAVAQLFLFLLSVVHSAPSPALSASTVTHLPGFRGPLPFHLETGYVEVDEVNGAELFYYFIPSEGRPSEDPLLLWLNGGPRCSALSGLVFEVGPLKFVPAEYNGSLPNLVYHPYSWTKVANMIFLDSPVGSGFSFSRRYEGYNANDMSWSEHVYKFLIKFLSNPLYISGDSYGGKIVPIVAHLVSEGTKVGNKQLNLKGYLIGNPVTGENFDENSRVPYAHGVGIISDGVFEMIQRSCKGQDHRNPTTVQCASCLETFENFCSEIYENHILEPKCALASPKPKDMILDRRSLKENMDLLKPPPVPELNCRGYAYFLSYYWANSNAVRQALHIKKGTVEEWQRCNSDLPYAKGLKSNLEYHLNLTTRGFRALVYSGDHDLYIPFVGTKAWIKSLNFSLVDDWRSWHVEGQVAGYTMKYANNLTFATVKGGGHTAPEYRPKQCLALIQRWIFHEHL, via the exons ATGGCGAGCTCTGCCCGCCTCGGCCATCGATCCCGTGAGCCACAACCAACATGGATTGCGGTTGCACAActgttcctcttcctcctctccgtgGTCCACTCTGCGCCCTCGCCTGCTCTCTCCGCTTCCACCGTCACCCACCTGCCCGGATTCCGCGGCCCCCTTCCCTTCCATTTGGAGACAGG GTACGTGGAAGTGGACGAGGTGAACGGCGCGGAGCTCTTCTACTACTTCATCCCGTCGGAGGGCCGGCCGAGCGAGGACCCCCTCCTCCTTTGGCTCAACGGCGGCCCCAGGTGCTCTGCCCTGAGTGGATTGGTCTTCGAAGTTG GTCCTCTGAAGTTTGTACCTGCGGAGTACAATGGAAGCTTGCCAAACTTGGTATATCATCCGTATTCTTGGACAAAG GTTGCCAACATGATCTTTCTAGACTCTCCGGTTGGGTCAGGGTTCTCATTTTCACGTCGTTACGAAGGTTATAATGCCAATGACATGTCTTGGTCGGAACATGTTTATAAGTTTCTCATAAAG TTCCTCTCCAACCCTCTCTACATATCCGGAGATTCATATGGTGGAAAGATTGTTCCCATCGTCGCTCACCTCGTATCCGAAG GTACCAAAGTTGGAAACAAGCAACTAAATCTTAAG GGTTACCTAATTGGCAACCCAGTCACAGGTGAAAATTTTGATGAGAATTCTCGAGTGCCTTATGCTCATGGTGTGGGAATTATATCAGATGGTGTCTTTGAG ATGATACAAAGAAGTTGCAAAGGGCAAGACCATCGAAATCCAACCACTGTGCAATGTGCATCGTGTCTTGAGACTTTTGAGAAC TTTTGTTCAGAGATCTATGAGAATCATATTTTGGAACCAAAATGTGCTTTGGCATCACCAAAGCCAAAGGATATGATTCTAGATAGAAGATCCCTGAAGGAGAATATGGATCTACTTAAGCCACCACCTGTTCCTGAGCTAAACTGCAGA GGTTATGCTTATTTTCTGTCCTACTATTGGGCAAATAGCAATGCTGTGAGACAGGCTCTCCATATCAAGAAG GGAACAGTCGAAGAATGGCAGAGGTGCAACAGTGATTTGCCATATGCAAAGGGACTCAAAAGTAACTTAGAGTATCATCTCAACCTTACAACCAGAGGCTTCCGTGCTTTGGTGTACAG CGGTGATCACGACCTCTACATACCATTTGTGGGCACAAAGGCATGGATAAAATCTCTCAACTTCTCGCTTGTGGATGATTGGAGATCTTGGCATGTAGAAGGCCAAGTTGCTGG GTATACAATGAAATATGCCAACAATTTGACATTTGCTACTGTGAAG GGTGGTGGTCACACAGCTCCAGAGTACAGGCCAAAGCAATGCTTGGCTTTGATTCAAAGGTGGATTTTTCATGAACATCTATGA
- the LOC103975435 gene encoding serine carboxypeptidase-like 18 isoform X3 — protein sequence MASSARLGHRSREPQPTWIAVAQLFLFLLSVVHSAPSPALSASTVTHLPGFRGPLPFHLETGYVEVDEVNGAELFYYFIPSEGRPSEDPLLLWLNGGPRCSALSGLVFEVGPLKFVPAEYNGSLPNLVYHPYSWTKVANMIFLDSPVGSGFSFSRRYEGYNANDMSWSEHVYKFLIKWFIDHPQFLSNPLYISGDSYGGKIVPIVAHLVSEGTKVGNKQLNLKGYLIGNPVTGENFDENSRVPYAHGVGIISDGVFEMIQRSCKGQDHRNPTTVQCASCLETFENFCSEIYENHILEPKCALASPKPKDMILDRRSLKENMDLLKPPPVPELNCRGYAYFLSYYWANSNAVRQALHIKKGTVEEWQRCNSDLPYAKGLKSNLEYHLNLTTRGFRALVYSGDHDLYIPFVGTKAWIKSLNFSLVDDWRSWHVEGQVAGVVVTQLQSTGQSNAWL from the exons ATGGCGAGCTCTGCCCGCCTCGGCCATCGATCCCGTGAGCCACAACCAACATGGATTGCGGTTGCACAActgttcctcttcctcctctccgtgGTCCACTCTGCGCCCTCGCCTGCTCTCTCCGCTTCCACCGTCACCCACCTGCCCGGATTCCGCGGCCCCCTTCCCTTCCATTTGGAGACAGG GTACGTGGAAGTGGACGAGGTGAACGGCGCGGAGCTCTTCTACTACTTCATCCCGTCGGAGGGCCGGCCGAGCGAGGACCCCCTCCTCCTTTGGCTCAACGGCGGCCCCAGGTGCTCTGCCCTGAGTGGATTGGTCTTCGAAGTTG GTCCTCTGAAGTTTGTACCTGCGGAGTACAATGGAAGCTTGCCAAACTTGGTATATCATCCGTATTCTTGGACAAAG GTTGCCAACATGATCTTTCTAGACTCTCCGGTTGGGTCAGGGTTCTCATTTTCACGTCGTTACGAAGGTTATAATGCCAATGACATGTCTTGGTCGGAACATGTTTATAAGTTTCTCATAAAG TGGTTTATTGATCACCCACAGTTCCTCTCCAACCCTCTCTACATATCCGGAGATTCATATGGTGGAAAGATTGTTCCCATCGTCGCTCACCTCGTATCCGAAG GTACCAAAGTTGGAAACAAGCAACTAAATCTTAAG GGTTACCTAATTGGCAACCCAGTCACAGGTGAAAATTTTGATGAGAATTCTCGAGTGCCTTATGCTCATGGTGTGGGAATTATATCAGATGGTGTCTTTGAG ATGATACAAAGAAGTTGCAAAGGGCAAGACCATCGAAATCCAACCACTGTGCAATGTGCATCGTGTCTTGAGACTTTTGAGAAC TTTTGTTCAGAGATCTATGAGAATCATATTTTGGAACCAAAATGTGCTTTGGCATCACCAAAGCCAAAGGATATGATTCTAGATAGAAGATCCCTGAAGGAGAATATGGATCTACTTAAGCCACCACCTGTTCCTGAGCTAAACTGCAGA GGTTATGCTTATTTTCTGTCCTACTATTGGGCAAATAGCAATGCTGTGAGACAGGCTCTCCATATCAAGAAG GGAACAGTCGAAGAATGGCAGAGGTGCAACAGTGATTTGCCATATGCAAAGGGACTCAAAAGTAACTTAGAGTATCATCTCAACCTTACAACCAGAGGCTTCCGTGCTTTGGTGTACAG CGGTGATCACGACCTCTACATACCATTTGTGGGCACAAAGGCATGGATAAAATCTCTCAACTTCTCGCTTGTGGATGATTGGAGATCTTGGCATGTAGAAGGCCAAGTTGCTGG GGTGGTGGTCACACAGCTCCAGAGTACAGGCCAAAGCAATGCTTGGCTTTGA
- the LOC135672167 gene encoding glycosyltransferase BC10-like, whose amino-acid sequence MKETSRFDLRRMQSSVCSSDDVAVLVRVLAVLLLLVVAVSVVSTSTEQKLWAWSVSSEEEISYRPPTSLMHNMSDEQLFEHALRVSKLSKYRSRGTPKVAFMFLAEERISLTPLWDRYFRGYQGLYSTYIHSSQGDYAVNSVFYKRQIPSTASDSKSFSTIDAARRLLANALLDLSNERFVLLSPACIPLFNFSFTYKYLMSSKYSFVEAFDMPGPGARGRYTPKLAPEVGLSQWRKGTQWLEVSRRVALVVVNDTTVYPKFDRLRSEMIVQHEHYFPTVLTVKAAHIIANRSITWELWRSGQFEPVTFGMEDTTEQLLRKINEEHECSHNDKPTAVCFLFARRFAPSALWPLLKLAPTSLGFGSRETY is encoded by the coding sequence ATGAAGGAGACCAGTCGCTTCGATCTCAGGCGGATGCAGTCCAGCGTTTGCTCCTCGGACGATGTTGCGGTGCTGGTGAGGGTCTTAGCGGTGCTGCTGCTTCTGGTCGTCGCGGTCTCCGTCGTGAGCACGTCGACGGAGCAGAAGCTGTGGGCTTGGAGCGTCAGCTCGGAGGAGGAGATCAGCTACCGGCCTCCCACCAGTCTGATGCACAACATGAGCGACGAGCAGCTGTTCGAGCATGCGTTGAGGGTGAGCAAGCTGAGCAAGTATCGATCGAGGGGGACGCCCAAGGTTGCGTTCATGTTCTTGGCGGAAGAACGCATCTCTCTGACGCCTCTCTGGGACAGGTATTTTAGAGGATATCAAGGGCTCTACTCGACCTACATCCACAGTTCGCAGGGCGACTATGCAGTGAATTCAGTGTTCTACAAGAGGCAGATCCCCAGCACGGCGTCCGACAGCAAAAGCTTCTCCACGATAGACGCCGCGAGACGACTCCTGGCGAACGCACTGCTCGATCTCTCGAACGAGCGCTTCGTCCTGCTGTCGCCCGCCTGCATCCCGCTCTTCAACTTCAGCTTCACCTACAAGTACCTGATGAGCTCCAAGTACAGCTTCGTGGAGGCCTTCGACATGCCCGGCCCCGGCGCGAGGGGCCGCTACACCCCCAAACTCGCACCCGAGGTCGGCCTCTCGCAGTGGCGCAAGGGCACGCAGTGGCTGGAGGTGAGCCGCCGGGTGGCCCTCGTCGTCGTCAACGACACCACCGTGTACCCCAAGTTCGATCGACTCCGCAGTGAGATGATCGTGCAGCACGAGCACTACTTCCCTACCGTGCTCACGGTCAAGGCCGCCCACATCATAGCTAACAGAAGCATAACATGGGAGCTGTGGAGAAGCGGGCAGTTCGAGCCGGTGACGTTCGGGATGGAGGATACCACAGAGCAACTCCTGCGGAAGATCAATGAGGAGCACGAGTGCTCCCACAATGACAAGCCGACGGCAGTCTGCTTCCTCTTCGCCCGGAGGTTTGCTCCAAGTGCTTTGTGGCCTCTGCTGAAACTGGCACCCACTTCCCTTGGATTTGGTTCTCGTGAAACTTATTGA
- the LOC135657123 gene encoding glycosyltransferase BC10-like, producing the protein MKNSSSRPTQSSMEIQIHCPAPATKLPRKVCAPEEVTLLLRILALLLLLLVVMSIATTSMDDERLRSWRFRPREDDDDSMAYQPPADLMHNMSDGELFQRAMDVSQLSRHRLGMVPKIAFMFLTKGALPLSPLWEKYFAGHSGLYSIYIHPRPSYHADNASSSVFYRRQIPSKVVNWGSLSLVDAERRLLANALLDLSNERFVLLSESCIPLFNFSFTYQHLMSSRYSFVDAFDEPGPAARGRYQPKLAPEINVTEWRKGAQWFEASRQVAVIVVNETHYYAKFDELRDVMYLQDEHYIPTILTIKAPHLIANRTLTWAYWTGGPHPETFGKDDVSDGFLRKINQEKNCSYNDQPSTVCYLFARKFAPSALEPLLKLAPTSLGFG; encoded by the exons ATGAAGAACAGCAGCAGCCGCCCAACTCAAAGCTCCATGGAGATCCAGATCCATTGCCCCGCCCCTGCAACGAAGCTGCCGCGCAAGGTCTGTGCACCCGAGGAAGTCACCCTCCTGCTCAGGATCTTAGCTCTACTGCTTCTTCTCCTCGTCGTCATGTCCATCGCTACCACCTCCATGGACGACGAGCGGTTGCGGTCCTGGAGGTTCAGACCGCGCGAGGACGACGACGACTCCATGGCTTATCAGCCACCGGCCGACCTGATGCACAACATGAGCGACGGTGAGCTGTTCCAGCGTGCAATGGACGTCAGCCAGTTGAGCCGGCACCGTCTCGGAATGGTTCCCAAGATCGCCTTCATGTTCTTGACCAAGGGAGctttgccgctgtcgccgctctggGAGAAGTATTTTGCCGGTCACAGTGGACTCTACTCCATCTACATACATCCCCGTCCGTCGTATCACGCCGACAACGCGTCGAGTTCCGTGTTCTACAGGCGGCAGATCCCGAGTAAG GTGGTGAACTGGGGGAGTCTGTCCCTGGTGGACGCTGAGAGACGACTCCTCGCGAACGCGTTGCTCGACCTCTCGAACGAGCGATTCGTGCTGCTGTCGGAGTCCTGCATCCCGCTCTTCAACTTCAGCTTCACCTACCAGCACCTGATGAGCTCCAGGTACAGCTTCGTGGACGCCTTCGACGAGCCCGGCCCGGCGGCAAGGGGGCGATACCAGCCGAAGCTGGCGCCGGAGATCAACGTGACGGAGTGGCGCAAGGGCGCGCAGTGGTTCGAAGCGAGCCGCCAGGTGGCCGTGATCGTCGTCAACGAGACCCACTACTACGCCAAGTTCGACGAGCTCCGCGACGTGATGTACCTCCAGGACGAGCACTACATACCCACCATCCTCACCATTAAGGCGCCACATCTCATCGCCAATCGAACGCTGACATGGGCGTACTGGACCGGAGGACCGCATCCGGAAACTTTCGGGAAGGATGACGTGAGCGATGGGTTCCTGAGGAAGATAAACCAGGAGAAGAATTGTTCCTACAATGACCAGCCATCGACAGTCTGCTACCTGTTCGCCAGGAAGTTTGCTCCCAGTGCACTGGAGCCTCTGCTGAAGCTGGCACCCACTTCTCTTGGGTTTGGGTAG
- the LOC103975435 gene encoding serine carboxypeptidase-like 18 isoform X1, with protein MASSARLGHRSREPQPTWIAVAQLFLFLLSVVHSAPSPALSASTVTHLPGFRGPLPFHLETGYVEVDEVNGAELFYYFIPSEGRPSEDPLLLWLNGGPRCSALSGLVFEVGPLKFVPAEYNGSLPNLVYHPYSWTKVANMIFLDSPVGSGFSFSRRYEGYNANDMSWSEHVYKFLIKWFIDHPQFLSNPLYISGDSYGGKIVPIVAHLVSEGTKVGNKQLNLKGYLIGNPVTGENFDENSRVPYAHGVGIISDGVFEMIQRSCKGQDHRNPTTVQCASCLETFENFCSEIYENHILEPKCALASPKPKDMILDRRSLKENMDLLKPPPVPELNCRGYAYFLSYYWANSNAVRQALHIKKGTVEEWQRCNSDLPYAKGLKSNLEYHLNLTTRGFRALVYSGDHDLYIPFVGTKAWIKSLNFSLVDDWRSWHVEGQVAGYTMKYANNLTFATVKGGGHTAPEYRPKQCLALIQRWIFHEHL; from the exons ATGGCGAGCTCTGCCCGCCTCGGCCATCGATCCCGTGAGCCACAACCAACATGGATTGCGGTTGCACAActgttcctcttcctcctctccgtgGTCCACTCTGCGCCCTCGCCTGCTCTCTCCGCTTCCACCGTCACCCACCTGCCCGGATTCCGCGGCCCCCTTCCCTTCCATTTGGAGACAGG GTACGTGGAAGTGGACGAGGTGAACGGCGCGGAGCTCTTCTACTACTTCATCCCGTCGGAGGGCCGGCCGAGCGAGGACCCCCTCCTCCTTTGGCTCAACGGCGGCCCCAGGTGCTCTGCCCTGAGTGGATTGGTCTTCGAAGTTG GTCCTCTGAAGTTTGTACCTGCGGAGTACAATGGAAGCTTGCCAAACTTGGTATATCATCCGTATTCTTGGACAAAG GTTGCCAACATGATCTTTCTAGACTCTCCGGTTGGGTCAGGGTTCTCATTTTCACGTCGTTACGAAGGTTATAATGCCAATGACATGTCTTGGTCGGAACATGTTTATAAGTTTCTCATAAAG TGGTTTATTGATCACCCACAGTTCCTCTCCAACCCTCTCTACATATCCGGAGATTCATATGGTGGAAAGATTGTTCCCATCGTCGCTCACCTCGTATCCGAAG GTACCAAAGTTGGAAACAAGCAACTAAATCTTAAG GGTTACCTAATTGGCAACCCAGTCACAGGTGAAAATTTTGATGAGAATTCTCGAGTGCCTTATGCTCATGGTGTGGGAATTATATCAGATGGTGTCTTTGAG ATGATACAAAGAAGTTGCAAAGGGCAAGACCATCGAAATCCAACCACTGTGCAATGTGCATCGTGTCTTGAGACTTTTGAGAAC TTTTGTTCAGAGATCTATGAGAATCATATTTTGGAACCAAAATGTGCTTTGGCATCACCAAAGCCAAAGGATATGATTCTAGATAGAAGATCCCTGAAGGAGAATATGGATCTACTTAAGCCACCACCTGTTCCTGAGCTAAACTGCAGA GGTTATGCTTATTTTCTGTCCTACTATTGGGCAAATAGCAATGCTGTGAGACAGGCTCTCCATATCAAGAAG GGAACAGTCGAAGAATGGCAGAGGTGCAACAGTGATTTGCCATATGCAAAGGGACTCAAAAGTAACTTAGAGTATCATCTCAACCTTACAACCAGAGGCTTCCGTGCTTTGGTGTACAG CGGTGATCACGACCTCTACATACCATTTGTGGGCACAAAGGCATGGATAAAATCTCTCAACTTCTCGCTTGTGGATGATTGGAGATCTTGGCATGTAGAAGGCCAAGTTGCTGG GTATACAATGAAATATGCCAACAATTTGACATTTGCTACTGTGAAG GGTGGTGGTCACACAGCTCCAGAGTACAGGCCAAAGCAATGCTTGGCTTTGATTCAAAGGTGGATTTTTCATGAACATCTATGA